In the genome of Loxodonta africana isolate mLoxAfr1 chromosome 16, mLoxAfr1.hap2, whole genome shotgun sequence, one region contains:
- the LDB1 gene encoding LIM domain-binding protein 1 isoform X4, protein MLDRDVGPTPMYPPTYLEPGIGRHTPYGNQTDYRIFELNKRLQNWTEECDNLWWDAFTTEFFEDDAMLTITFCLEDGPKRYTIGRTLIPRYFRSIFEGGATELYYVLKHPKEAFHSNFVSLDCDQGSMVTQHGKPMFTQVCVEGRLYLEFMFDDMMRIKTWHFSIRQHRELIPRSILAMHAQDPQMLDQLSKNITRCGLSNSTLNYLRLCVILEPMQELMSRHKTYSLSPRDCLKTCLFQKWQRMVAPPAEPARQQPSKRRKRKMSGGSTMSSGGGNTNNSNSKKKSPASTFALSSQVPDVMVVGEPTLMGGEFGDEDERLITRLENTQFDAANGIDDEDSFNNSPALGANSPWNSKPPSSQESKSENPTSQASQ, encoded by the exons ATGCTGGATCGGGATGTGGG CCCAACTCCCATGTACCCACCTACATACCTGGAACCTGGGATTGG GAGGCATACACCATATGGCAACCAAACTGACTACAGAATATTCGAGCTTAACAAACGGCTTCAGAACTGGACAGAG GAGTGTGACAATCTCTGGTGGGATGCTTTCACGACTGAGTTCTTTGAGGATGATGCTATGTTAACCATCACTTTCTGCCTGGAGGATGGACCAAAGAGATACA CCATTGGCCGGACCCTGATCCCACGCTACTTCCGCAGCATCTTTGAGGGGGGTGCCACGGAGCTGTACTACGTGCTGAAGCACCCCAAGGAGGCATTCCACAGCAACTTTGTGTCCCTTGACTGTGACCAGGGCAGCATGGTGACCCAGcatggcaaacccatgttcaCCCAG GTGTGTGTCGAGGGCCGGTTGTACCTGGAGTTCATGTTTGATGACATGATGCGGATAAAGACATGGCACTTCAGCATCCGGCAGCACCGAGAGCTCATCCCCCGCAGCATCCTTGCCATGCAT GCCCAGGACCCCCAGATGCTGGATCAGCTCTCCAAAAACATCACCCGGTGTGGGCTGTCCAATTCCACTCTCAACTACCTCCGA CTCTGTGTGATACTCGAGCCCATGCAGGAGCTCATGTCCCGCCACAAGACCTATAGCCTCAGCCCCCGCGACTGCCTAAAGACCTGCCTTTTCCAGAAGTGGCAGCGCATGGTAGCACCCCCAG CGGAGCCCGCACGGCAGCAGCCCAGCAAAAGGCGGAAAAGGAAGATGTCAGGGGGCAGTACCATGAGCTCGGGAGGTGGCAACACCAACAATAGCAACAGCAAGAAGAAGAGCCCAGCCAGCACCTTCGCCCTCTCCAGCCAGGTACCT GATGTGATGGTGGTGGGGGAGCCCACCCTGATGGGCGGGGAGTTCGGGGACGAGGACGAGAGGCTCATCACCCGGCTGGAGAACACCCAGTTTGACGCGGCCAACGGCATTGACGACGAGGACAGCTTTAACAACTCCCCTGCACTGGGCGCCAACAGCCCCTGGAACAGCAAGCCTCCATCCAGCCAAGAAAGCAAATCGGAGAACCCCACGTCACAGGCCTCCCAGTAA
- the LDB1 gene encoding LIM domain-binding protein 1 isoform X1 — MSVGCACPGCSSKSFKLYSPKEPPNGNAFPPFHPGTMLDRDVGPTPMYPPTYLEPGIGRHTPYGNQTDYRIFELNKRLQNWTEECDNLWWDAFTTEFFEDDAMLTITFCLEDGPKRYTIGRTLIPRYFRSIFEGGATELYYVLKHPKEAFHSNFVSLDCDQGSMVTQHGKPMFTQAQDPQMLDQLSKNITRCGLSNSTLNYLRLCVILEPMQELMSRHKTYSLSPRDCLKTCLFQKWQRMVAPPAEPARQQPSKRRKRKMSGGSTMSSGGGNTNNSNSKKKSPASTFALSSQVPDVMVVGEPTLMGGEFGDEDERLITRLENTQFDAANGIDDEDSFNNSPALGANSPWNSKPPSSQESKSENPTSQASQ, encoded by the exons GTTGTTCCTCAAAGTCATTCAAGCTGTACTCACCGAAGGAGCCCCCAAACGGCAACGCCTTCCCCCCTTTCCATCCCGGCACCATGCTGGATCGGGATGTGGG CCCAACTCCCATGTACCCACCTACATACCTGGAACCTGGGATTGG GAGGCATACACCATATGGCAACCAAACTGACTACAGAATATTCGAGCTTAACAAACGGCTTCAGAACTGGACAGAG GAGTGTGACAATCTCTGGTGGGATGCTTTCACGACTGAGTTCTTTGAGGATGATGCTATGTTAACCATCACTTTCTGCCTGGAGGATGGACCAAAGAGATACA CCATTGGCCGGACCCTGATCCCACGCTACTTCCGCAGCATCTTTGAGGGGGGTGCCACGGAGCTGTACTACGTGCTGAAGCACCCCAAGGAGGCATTCCACAGCAACTTTGTGTCCCTTGACTGTGACCAGGGCAGCATGGTGACCCAGcatggcaaacccatgttcaCCCAG GCCCAGGACCCCCAGATGCTGGATCAGCTCTCCAAAAACATCACCCGGTGTGGGCTGTCCAATTCCACTCTCAACTACCTCCGA CTCTGTGTGATACTCGAGCCCATGCAGGAGCTCATGTCCCGCCACAAGACCTATAGCCTCAGCCCCCGCGACTGCCTAAAGACCTGCCTTTTCCAGAAGTGGCAGCGCATGGTAGCACCCCCAG CGGAGCCCGCACGGCAGCAGCCCAGCAAAAGGCGGAAAAGGAAGATGTCAGGGGGCAGTACCATGAGCTCGGGAGGTGGCAACACCAACAATAGCAACAGCAAGAAGAAGAGCCCAGCCAGCACCTTCGCCCTCTCCAGCCAGGTACCT GATGTGATGGTGGTGGGGGAGCCCACCCTGATGGGCGGGGAGTTCGGGGACGAGGACGAGAGGCTCATCACCCGGCTGGAGAACACCCAGTTTGACGCGGCCAACGGCATTGACGACGAGGACAGCTTTAACAACTCCCCTGCACTGGGCGCCAACAGCCCCTGGAACAGCAAGCCTCCATCCAGCCAAGAAAGCAAATCGGAGAACCCCACGTCACAGGCCTCCCAGTAA
- the LDB1 gene encoding LIM domain-binding protein 1 isoform X3, with the protein MSVGCACPGCSSKSFKLYSPKEPPNGNAFPPFHPGTMLDRDVGPTPMYPPTYLEPGIGRHTPYGNQTDYRIFELNKRLQNWTEECDNLWWDAFTTEFFEDDAMLTITFCLEDGPKRYTIGRTLIPRYFRSIFEGGATELYYVLKHPKEAFHSNFVSLDCDQGSMVTQHGKPMFTQVCVEGRLYLEFMFDDMMRIKTWHFSIRQHRELIPRSILAMHAQDPQMLDQLSKNITRCGLSNSTLNYLRLCVILEPMQELMSRHKTYSLSPRDCLKTCLFQKWQRMVAPPAEPARQQPSKRRKRKMSGGSTMSSGGGNTNNSNSKKKSPASTFALSSQDVMVVGEPTLMGGEFGDEDERLITRLENTQFDAANGIDDEDSFNNSPALGANSPWNSKPPSSQESKSENPTSQASQ; encoded by the exons GTTGTTCCTCAAAGTCATTCAAGCTGTACTCACCGAAGGAGCCCCCAAACGGCAACGCCTTCCCCCCTTTCCATCCCGGCACCATGCTGGATCGGGATGTGGG CCCAACTCCCATGTACCCACCTACATACCTGGAACCTGGGATTGG GAGGCATACACCATATGGCAACCAAACTGACTACAGAATATTCGAGCTTAACAAACGGCTTCAGAACTGGACAGAG GAGTGTGACAATCTCTGGTGGGATGCTTTCACGACTGAGTTCTTTGAGGATGATGCTATGTTAACCATCACTTTCTGCCTGGAGGATGGACCAAAGAGATACA CCATTGGCCGGACCCTGATCCCACGCTACTTCCGCAGCATCTTTGAGGGGGGTGCCACGGAGCTGTACTACGTGCTGAAGCACCCCAAGGAGGCATTCCACAGCAACTTTGTGTCCCTTGACTGTGACCAGGGCAGCATGGTGACCCAGcatggcaaacccatgttcaCCCAG GTGTGTGTCGAGGGCCGGTTGTACCTGGAGTTCATGTTTGATGACATGATGCGGATAAAGACATGGCACTTCAGCATCCGGCAGCACCGAGAGCTCATCCCCCGCAGCATCCTTGCCATGCAT GCCCAGGACCCCCAGATGCTGGATCAGCTCTCCAAAAACATCACCCGGTGTGGGCTGTCCAATTCCACTCTCAACTACCTCCGA CTCTGTGTGATACTCGAGCCCATGCAGGAGCTCATGTCCCGCCACAAGACCTATAGCCTCAGCCCCCGCGACTGCCTAAAGACCTGCCTTTTCCAGAAGTGGCAGCGCATGGTAGCACCCCCAG CGGAGCCCGCACGGCAGCAGCCCAGCAAAAGGCGGAAAAGGAAGATGTCAGGGGGCAGTACCATGAGCTCGGGAGGTGGCAACACCAACAATAGCAACAGCAAGAAGAAGAGCCCAGCCAGCACCTTCGCCCTCTCCAGCCAG GATGTGATGGTGGTGGGGGAGCCCACCCTGATGGGCGGGGAGTTCGGGGACGAGGACGAGAGGCTCATCACCCGGCTGGAGAACACCCAGTTTGACGCGGCCAACGGCATTGACGACGAGGACAGCTTTAACAACTCCCCTGCACTGGGCGCCAACAGCCCCTGGAACAGCAAGCCTCCATCCAGCCAAGAAAGCAAATCGGAGAACCCCACGTCACAGGCCTCCCAGTAA
- the LDB1 gene encoding LIM domain-binding protein 1 isoform X2, translated as MSVGCACPGCSSKSFKLYSPKEPPNGNAFPPFHPGTMLDRDVGPTPMYPPTYLEPGIGRHTPYGNQTDYRIFELNKRLQNWTEECDNLWWDAFTTEFFEDDAMLTITFCLEDGPKRYTIGRTLIPRYFRSIFEGGATELYYVLKHPKEAFHSNFVSLDCDQGSMVTQHGKPMFTQVCVEGRLYLEFMFDDMMRIKTWHFSIRQHRELIPRSILAMHAQDPQMLDQLSKNITRCGLSNSTLNYLRLCVILEPMQELMSRHKTYSLSPRDCLKTCLFQKWQRMVAPPAEPARQQPSKRRKRKMSGGSTMSSGGGNTNNSNSKKKSPASTFALSSQVPDVMVVGEPTLMGGEFGDEDERLITRLENTQFDAANGIDDEDSFNNSPALGANSPWNSKPPSSQESKSENPTSQASQ; from the exons GTTGTTCCTCAAAGTCATTCAAGCTGTACTCACCGAAGGAGCCCCCAAACGGCAACGCCTTCCCCCCTTTCCATCCCGGCACCATGCTGGATCGGGATGTGGG CCCAACTCCCATGTACCCACCTACATACCTGGAACCTGGGATTGG GAGGCATACACCATATGGCAACCAAACTGACTACAGAATATTCGAGCTTAACAAACGGCTTCAGAACTGGACAGAG GAGTGTGACAATCTCTGGTGGGATGCTTTCACGACTGAGTTCTTTGAGGATGATGCTATGTTAACCATCACTTTCTGCCTGGAGGATGGACCAAAGAGATACA CCATTGGCCGGACCCTGATCCCACGCTACTTCCGCAGCATCTTTGAGGGGGGTGCCACGGAGCTGTACTACGTGCTGAAGCACCCCAAGGAGGCATTCCACAGCAACTTTGTGTCCCTTGACTGTGACCAGGGCAGCATGGTGACCCAGcatggcaaacccatgttcaCCCAG GTGTGTGTCGAGGGCCGGTTGTACCTGGAGTTCATGTTTGATGACATGATGCGGATAAAGACATGGCACTTCAGCATCCGGCAGCACCGAGAGCTCATCCCCCGCAGCATCCTTGCCATGCAT GCCCAGGACCCCCAGATGCTGGATCAGCTCTCCAAAAACATCACCCGGTGTGGGCTGTCCAATTCCACTCTCAACTACCTCCGA CTCTGTGTGATACTCGAGCCCATGCAGGAGCTCATGTCCCGCCACAAGACCTATAGCCTCAGCCCCCGCGACTGCCTAAAGACCTGCCTTTTCCAGAAGTGGCAGCGCATGGTAGCACCCCCAG CGGAGCCCGCACGGCAGCAGCCCAGCAAAAGGCGGAAAAGGAAGATGTCAGGGGGCAGTACCATGAGCTCGGGAGGTGGCAACACCAACAATAGCAACAGCAAGAAGAAGAGCCCAGCCAGCACCTTCGCCCTCTCCAGCCAGGTACCT GATGTGATGGTGGTGGGGGAGCCCACCCTGATGGGCGGGGAGTTCGGGGACGAGGACGAGAGGCTCATCACCCGGCTGGAGAACACCCAGTTTGACGCGGCCAACGGCATTGACGACGAGGACAGCTTTAACAACTCCCCTGCACTGGGCGCCAACAGCCCCTGGAACAGCAAGCCTCCATCCAGCCAAGAAAGCAAATCGGAGAACCCCACGTCACAGGCCTCCCAGTAA